In one Dreissena polymorpha isolate Duluth1 chromosome 7, UMN_Dpol_1.0, whole genome shotgun sequence genomic region, the following are encoded:
- the LOC127838282 gene encoding E3 ubiquitin-protein ligase MARCHF5-like, with protein sequence MAAKRLPEEDNRRSCWVCFATDEDDREALWVKPCRCRGTTMWVHQNCLQRWIDEKQKGNSTTKVSCPQCNTEYIIVFPKLSGMIQLLDVIDRFIYKSCPYFAGGIFFGTVYWTSVTYGAVTVMQVLGHKEGLNVMEGADPLFLLIGLPMIPLFLILGKMVRWEDYILRAWRRHSSRYPLLSKLFPISSTQRTPAETMPLSDPVSATRVLCGALILPTIATMAGKAMFGGVSSNFQRTLLGGFAFIAIKGVLKMYYKQVQYIRQANREVKDFVEPTPDMANTAAL encoded by the exons ATGGCAGCCAAGAGACTGCCAGAAGAGGATAATAG ACGGTCCTGCTGGGTGTGTTTTGCGACTGATGAGGATGACAGGGAGGCCCTGTGGGTCAAGCCATGCAGGTGTCGCGGGACCACGATGTGGGTGCACCAGAACTGTCTACAGCGATGGATTGACGAGAAACAGAAGGGAAACAGCACAACAAAAGTCTCCTGTCCACAATGCAACACTGAATATATCATTGTTTTTCCAAAGCTCA GTGGGATGATACAGTTATTGGATGTCATAGATCGATTCATTTACAAATCTTGCCCGTATTTTGCTGGAGGTATATTCTTTGGCACAGTGTATTGGACGTCAGTTACCTATGGAGCAGTGACTGTGATGCAG GTCCTGGGTCACAAAGAGGGTCTCAATGTGATGGAAGGGGCAGACCCGCTGTTTCTCCTGATAGGCCTGCCCATGATTCCCCTGTTCCTCATCCTTGGCAAGATGGTGCGCTGGGAGGACTACATTTTACGTGCCTGGAGACGGCATTCTTCGCGATATCCCTTACTGAGCAAACTTTTTCCTATCT CCTCGACACAGAGAACGCCCGCAGAGACGATGCCCCTGTCTGACCCCGTGTCTGCCACCAGGGTGCTGTGCGGGGCCCTCATCCTGCCCACCATTGCCACAATGGCCGGTAAAGCCATGTTTGGTGGGGTGTCTTCAAACTTTCAGAGAACGCTGCTG GGTGGGTTTGCATTTATTGCCATAAAAGGAGTGCTGAAGATGTACTACAAGCAGGTGCAGTACATTCGGCAAGCCAACAGGGAGGTGAAGGACTTTGTAGAGCCTACCCCAGATATGGCCAACACAGCTGCGTTATGA